DNA sequence from the Daphnia pulex isolate KAP4 chromosome 8, ASM2113471v1 genome:
ATCTCCGGAAGGATCGTTGAGCCAAGGGTAGTTTGGCGGGCAACGGTTGCAGGTGTGCAGTCTGAGTGTCTCGCCGGGCAGCTCCTTGGTGGTGAGGGCGCAGGAGTTGGGGACGGCGCAGGCGGAGGGACCGACTGGGCTGCACTTCTCCTTCCAGGGCTCGAAGTTCTTGACCTCGGAGCTGGTCTGCGGGTTCTGGACCCATTGGATGACCTGGGTCATGGTGACGAAGTAGACGTCGCTGTGCTTGGCCAGGATCTCGTCCATCCAGAAGAGGAAAGCGTCCATGAATTCGGGGTTGTTCTTCAACCAGGCGGCGTGGAAGAAGAGGCCGAGTGGGGCGCGGTTCTGGGTGTAGTGGCGGTCAAAGTTGTGGTTGAGGAAGGCGTAGAACTGCTCGCCCGACAGGATGTTGGAGCAAGAGTCAATCATGGCGCAGCCGGGCAGATCCTCGTCGAATGTGGGGTCTTCGCGGCGATCCAGCTCGTTCATCACCAACTCCCAGACGGCGTGGCTGCGGGTCGGGCACTTTTGCAAGTTGCCGTGGCAGCGGTGAGGCATGCGGAAGTAGAGCGTGTACGGCCACAGCGGCGGGTTCTGCAGGGGAGCCGTGATGGTCGAGTCGTAGAGGAAAGCCTGCTCTTCCATCATGGTGAACTGGTTGTTGCCGCCGACGCGCAAGTAAGGAGCGCGCATACCCACGATCGAGTTGTCGGTGATGTTGGCGAATTTGTCGATGATGAGACGGGCGCCGGCCATCTCCTTGGCCCAGTCGTCAACGGAAGCCGTCGACCAGAAAGACTCGTCATCGTTGTGACtgtaatgaattcaaaaacaaaagcggAAGCGTTTTTAGAACTGCCACACCTGGAATAGAGACCAAGCCAAAGGGGGAAAACTTACGTAATGGAGTGAGCGGCGATCTCGTGACCCTTGCGGTGGATTTCCTGGACGCCAGAGTAGTTGGAGTACTTGTGGGAGACGAAGAAAGTGGCCTTAATGTCGCAGCCGTTGGGGTTTTTGCGGACGCCGTTGAACATGTCGCGGTACAATtcgacgttgttgttgttgatggcgTCGTCGAAAGTCACCATGATCATCTGCGGCACCTGCTTGGCGTCCAGTTTGCCGGGCACTTCTGTGCCGGTTTCAGAGCAGAAACAGTCGGGCAACAGACAGACGGCCGGATCGCAAGCCGGGGCGCGGTTGGGATCGTTGCTCAAATCTACgggtaaagaaaagaaggaaaagatcGGAAGGGGGTATGATTAAACCGTCCAAACTTCAAAATCTGGTAAATTGGTTATGGGTGGTTGTAACTTACCGCAAGAGTTTTCATCTGATCCGTCGGTACAGTCTGGCACTCCGTTACAGAAGAGGCTGCGCTCGATGCAAGTTCCGTCGTGACAGGCCAACATGCCTTCCTGGCAGAGGGGCTCGTCGGTGGACAGGATTGGCCTCAATTTGCGCACTTTCTCTTTGATGAGGCAGTTCTTCACCTGCTCTTTCCAGTCGCAAGTTTGCTTCTCGATGTCGAAGGCCAGACCAGCCGGGCAACGGATGGCTTGCAGACCCTAATTCAACAAAGTACATTTAGACCATTTGGACCAATTTGTctcaattgaaattgaaacaaaaataaataaaaagggctAATAATCACGTACTGAAGATGTGCATTGGATGACATCACGACAGTTGTCTCCTTCGCCGGCCTGCAGACGGAACCATTCGCCGGCCTCCTTGGCTTTGCACAATTCCTTTTCGAAACTGTCGTCATCGACGATTGTGGGCGCCGGTGTCGCGTTGGCCTCTGCAAATAGCCAATTGATAGAGAAAGATGAACAACAACTGCCCGAGATTTCACTCCAACTCAGAACTCTTGTGGCCAAATGCAATAATTGAAATGACGGAGGAGAAATGCCATCGAAAAAGAGCGTGTGAAAGTTATTTGAATGAAGAAGCAGTGTTGCCCTCGATCTGAGCGTTCGAGTCAACTGCCATCACTAGAGCTATCACTAGTTAGAATAGAATGGTGAGTAGCTTTCT
Encoded proteins:
- the LOC124201217 gene encoding chitin deacetylase 1-like; this translates as MKFLWTSLFTVFLASVLVEAQINQIRNAQNAAANNAARRPVEANATPAPTIVDDDSFEKELCKAKEAGEWFRLQAGEGDNCRDVIQCTSSGLQAIRCPAGLAFDIEKQTCDWKEQVKNCLIKEKVRKLRPILSTDEPLCQEGMLACHDGTCIERSLFCNGVPDCTDGSDENSCDLSNDPNRAPACDPAVCLLPDCFCSETGTEVPGKLDAKQVPQMIMVTFDDAINNNNVELYRDMFNGVRKNPNGCDIKATFFVSHKYSNYSGVQEIHRKGHEIAAHSITHNDDESFWSTASVDDWAKEMAGARLIIDKFANITDNSIVGMRAPYLRVGGNNQFTMMEEQAFLYDSTITAPLQNPPLWPYTLYFRMPHRCHGNLQKCPTRSHAVWELVMNELDRREDPTFDEDLPGCAMIDSCSNILSGEQFYAFLNHNFDRHYTQNRAPLGLFFHAAWLKNNPEFMDAFLFWMDEILAKHSDVYFVTMTQVIQWVQNPQTSSEVKNFEPWKEKCSPVGPSACAVPNSCALTTKELPGETLRLHTCNRCPPNYPWLNDPSGDGFF